The Budorcas taxicolor isolate Tak-1 chromosome 2, Takin1.1, whole genome shotgun sequence nucleotide sequence aagcagggcaaagactaatagagttttgccaagagaacacactagttacagcaaacgccctcttccaacaacacaagagaggactctacacatggacatcaccagatggtcaacaccaaaatcagattgattatattctttgcagccaaagatggagaagctctatacagtcagcaaaaacaagaccgggagctgactgtggctcagatcgtgaactccttattgccaaattcagactgaaatggaagaaagtagggaaaaccactagaccattcaggtaggacccaagtcaaatcccttatgattatacagtggaagtgagaaatagatttaagggactagatctgatagagagagtgcctgatgaactatggatggaggttcgtgatattgtacaggagacagggatcaagaccatccccatggaaaagaaatagaaaaaagcaaaatggctgtctgaggaggccttacaaatacctgtgaaaagaagagaagcgaaaagcaaaggagaagaggaaagatataagcgtctgaatgcagaggcaaagaatagcaaggagaggtaagaaagccttcctcagtgatcagtgcaaagaaatagaggaaaacaacagaatgggaaagactagagatctcttcaagaaaattagagataccaagggaacattacatgcaaagatgggctcgataaaggacagaaatggtacggacctaacagaagcagaagatgttaagaagaggtggcaagaatatacagaactgtacaacaaagatcttcatgaccaagataatcacgatggtgtgatcattcgcctagagccagacatcctggaatgcgaagtcaagtgggccttagaaagcatcactatgaacaaagctagtggaggtgatggcattccagttgagctgtttcaaatcctggaagatgatgctgtgaaagtgctgccctcaatatgccagcaaatttggaaaactcagcagtggccacaggactggaaaaggtcagttttctttccagccCCAAAGaattcaatgccaaagaatgctcaaactaccgcacaattgcactcatctcccacgctagtaaagtaatgctcaaaattctccaagccaggcttcagcaatacgtgaactatgaacttccagatgtacaagctggttttagaaaaggcagaggaaccagagatcaaattgccaacatccactggatcatggaaaaagcaagagagttccagaaaagcatctatttctgctttattgactatgccaaagcctttgactgtgtggaacacagtaaactgtggaaaattctgagagagatgggaataccagaccacctgacctgcctcttgagaaacctatatgcaggtcaggaagcaacagttagaactggacatggaacaacagactggttccaaataggaaaaggagtgcgtcaaggctgtatattgtcaccctgcttactttacttctatgcagagtacatcatgagaaacgctgggctggaagaagcacaagctggaatcaagattgctgggagaaatatcaatcacttcagatatgcagatgacaccacccttatggcagaaagtgaagaggaactaaaaagcttcttgatgaaagtgaaagaggagagtgaaaaagttggcttaaagctcaacattcagaaaactaagatcatagcatctggtcccatcacttcatggaaaatagatggggaaacagttgtaacagtgtcagactttatttttttgggctccaaaatcactgcagatggtgactgcagccatgaaattaaaagaggcttactccttggaaggaaagttatgaccaacctagatatcatattcaaaagcagagacattactttgccaacaaaggtccatctagtcaaggctatggtttttccagtggtcatatatggatgtgagagttggactgtgaagaaagctgagcaccgaagaattgatgcttttgaactgtggtgttggagaagattttaaaggagatcagttctgggtgttcattggaaggactgatgctaaagctgaaacttcagtactttggccacctgatgcgaagagctgactcgttggaaaagaccctgatgctgggagggattaggggcaggaggaaaaggggacgacagaggatgagatggctggatggcatcactgactcaatggacatgagtttgagtgaactccgggagttgatgatggacagggaggcctagtgtgctgcgattcatggggtcacaaagggtcggacacaactgagcaactgaactgaactgaactgaaattgctcacagaattttgctgttttctgtcaaacctcaacatgaatcagccataggtatacataaatcccctcccttttgaaactccctcccatgcctacctgattttttaaaagttaatttctttGGCCACCTCCAGTCTTGGTTTCAGCATGAGGACTCTAATAGTGGTGtgaggacttagttgctctgcagcatgtgggctcttaattccctgactggggactgaacccacatcccttgcattggaaaggcaggttcttaaccactgaaccagaaGGGAAGTTCCTGGAATTACctgattgttttaatttgctttcttcTGATTGCTAGTGAAGTTGAGCAATTTTCGTACAGGTTTATTGGCCATTTTCATGTATTCTCTGAATTTCCTATTCATATcctttagttatttttctttcaagatatttatcttatgatttttttaagttctttatacattctggaTAGTAAACACTTTGCCAATTAAATATGCCATAGGTATTTTCAGTCATTCTGTTACTTCTTTTTCTAAAACTTACCTTTCATTGTACGGAAGCCTTTAATTCTTATGAAATTTATTGCTCTTGTCGTCAGGCTTTTaagttttgtgtctttttttggaATGCCTTTGTTTACcactttaaaatgagaaaatgttgttttctgttttcttttaatacttaggtttttgttttgttttatttacaaaagctcTTTAATACATCTGGATTTTATAGTGTCAGGTAACAGTCTAACTTTTTTCCAAATGGAAATTGTCCCAGGGCCATTGACTGAGTGGGCCATTCTTTTTCCACTAATTTGAAATGAGATGTGAACTTTTTAATGGATTTGAGTACCTAGTAGAAGAcagttttcttcagaaaaatggaCTAGTTTAGACACATTGATAGCAGCAGTGTGTATCTATCTCAGTTTTACTGCAGCCTTCTGAGAACTGGTATGACTGTTTTATTGATTGTGAGCTAACTTAAGTTTTGTTTATATTGGTATgcagttattttcatttctcagtgACATAAATGATGGTATTAAAGGACTTACTTGAATACAATCAATACCAAAATACCTGGTACTGTAGGAAGCCTACAGAAATGAATAGATGTCTAAAGATGGATACCTCCCAGAATTTTCTTAACATCTCCTCCCCTGTGCCTCTCATAGGACCTTCTGCAGGAGAGCTGGTCCTCATAACGGCCAGGGTGACCACAGAAAGGACCCCAGGAACCTGCCTGTATTTTAGTGCTACTCCAGAAATCCTGCCCTCCAGCCAGCCACCGATACCCTGTTCAGAGGAGGGAGCAGGAAATGCCACCCTGAGCCGTAGAATGGCTGAGGAGTGTGTCAGTGTCTGGAGCCACGAAGGTCTTGTGCTCACCAAGTTACTCACCTCGGTAAGAGCCTCAGTAAACTTTGCTGGGCTTTCATAAACTGTCATGCTGACTGCTGTGTCGTGAAGGCCCCTGGAGGTAGCTTTACCAAGGAGGAAAAGCACAGGCTTTATAATCTTTCCACagaggctgtgtgaccttgaacaagcatGTGGACCTTTGagaacctcagcttcctcatctgtaaaatagaaaacatgatACTATCTCCTAGTACTAACAAATAAGGATAAATGAGAATGAATGTAAAGTGCCTAGTACAATGCCTGGTACATAATAGATtggataaatgttagctattactaGTAACAATTGTCTTTAGATACAATAAAACATGATCTTCACCTCAAAGGAGTTCAGAAGCTGTAATAAAAGGCAGAATGGACTAACTGCTATGGGAGAGATGTGAGCAAAGTGTTATTCGAACAGAATGAGGACCAATTAACTCTTAACTTGCACATTTATGGGGAGTGCTTCACCAAGAAGCTGGCATTTAAAAAAGGGGATTGTTTACAGTAGTTTATAATGTACAGAGTGTTTTCAGGTTCATTATCTTATTTGATCTTAAAATAGCTTTTTGAGGTAGctgttattatcccattttacagatgaggaaacagagagggAGTGAATTGCCCCAGGCCATACAACTGGTTAAgttggcagagccaggattgCAACCTGCAGTGTCTGACTTCCAAGTCTTCTGCCCTGTCAGGGTGATCCTTGGAGAATGAGGAAGACTTGGGCCAGGAATGCCATAGAGGGGGCTCGGGAGAGGGGAGACGCATTCCAGGCAAATGCATTAGCATGAGCAGAGGCCCAGGGATTGAAAGGTGTTCAGTGTTCGGGGGCACTCCATGATGAGGGCTTAGGAATGACTTAGGGGAAGAGGCAAAGAGATGGAGGGGCCAGGTCATGACGCACCGTGATGCCTGGCTAAGATGCTATGATTTGATAACTGCAGGTCACAGGGTTCCTTGGTGCTGGGTGGACAAGACTGGCTAAGTGGAGGAGAGAGACAGTTAGGAGGCTGCTGCATACACTTCCCTCAGATTTGTAAAGACCCTGGTGAGGAACGTAACCTGGGAGCTTGGAATCCAGAGATCGTGGTTTCCAGACCTGGCCCTGCTTGCACATTTCAACACATAGACAGTAGTGAACTTCCCTGTCTCTTGGCATCATTACAGTGTTCAATTTAACGTTTGAGCAAGAAAGTAGACAAGTgttaaattgtataaaaatagagggctttcctggtggctcattggtgaagaatccacctgccaatgcaggagacacgggtttgatccctggtccgggaggactgcacatgccatggagcagctcaccgcctgtgccacaactactgagcccacgtgctgcaactgttGAAGCCCTCAAGCccaagagcccatgctctacagcaggagaagccacctcaatgaaaagccctcacactgcaactagagtagtccccactctatgcaactagagaaaagcccatgcagtcacaaagacctagcacagccaaaaataaataaaaataacattttccctTTAGTTGTTCCCTGGATATGGAGAGCCTTTTCCCCCATGAAGGCTCTCTCTATAGCCCTTGGGCTGGGGGTGTCTAAGATGTCTTCTTCCCCAGGGAAGATCCTCCACAGACCCTCTCCAtcattcctcctcccctccctgtccccacccctaGGAGGAGCTGACTCTGTGTGGCTCTCGGCTGCTGGTTTTGGGCTTCTTCCTGATTCTGTTCTGTGGCCTCTGCTGTCTCACTGCTGCGTGCTTCCATCCGCGCCGGGAGTCCCACTGGTCTAGAACCCGGCTCTGAGGGCCCTGGCCTAGTTCCCGTCTTGTTCTCAGGTAAGGTTCTTTGACTTAGTCCTGTAGGAATAGGGGATGAGGTGGGGGTGGCAGTTCTGAGACAGAGCCATTCCTAAACAATACGGTTTGGTTTTACTTATTTCTGTACTCTATACAGATGGAATCATACACATTCTTcggtgactgacttctttcagttAATAATCTGACTTTAAGATTCATAGCTGTAGTTCATGTCCAAGCTTTTTGGCAACAGTGGTGAATTAAGAGTGTTGAAATTTGATGATATGCCCTGGATATAAATCCTatttgtcttgcttttttttgTGAAATTCTGATGCCCGTTTTATGATGTAAATTTTGTGAAATTCATCTTGAGCTGCTCAAAAGGATTGATGATGCCCGTTTACTAGACACGTACTGTGTGCCGGCATTCTTCACATGCACCTTCTCTTTTACATTAGCCATCATTGCATTTAGAAAAAGTTCTGCTAACAGGATCTTTGGAGGGACACAGCCTCCAAAGTGAGGGTGGGACATACTGGCTGGCTAGTTAGTGTGCTCGCTCATTAAGGTAAAAAATTCTGTCAAAACTCATCTTTTCAGGTGAGTCTCGTATATAATTTGAGAGTCATTTTATTGTGTACTCAGCTCTTAAACTATTTTCAGCTTTGGCTGGCTGCTGTGCCCTAGGAAGTccccatgggagaagaggaaacaGCCTAGGCCCAGGAAAGAGCACTAACCAGAGGATCTGGACCTTTACGGTCAACTTTGCTTATCTTGCTTAGGGTTAGGCCTGACTACTGCAACCACCTACTTGGGTTGGGAAAAGGTGAAACCCTCTCAGCCTTTCTTAGATCTGAGAAGACTGGAAAAGGAAGGCTTTCTGGCTCCTGGCAGGTTCTGGGGTACTGAGGCCATCTCACTTGGAATAAGTGCCTGTGCTTATCCCTAGTTGTCACTTCCTCTGCTCCTTCCTCAATTTCTGCAACCATCCCAGAGCTTCCTCCAAGGGCCCTCTGACCTGccctgtgttttttctttctttccaggtgTGGATCAACTTCTTGGGCCTTGATTCTGAGTTGGAAGAGATGTTACAAAAAGTGGAGAGCTGGAATGTGGGAGGAAATAAAAGGCTTTTTTGCTCAATGTTTTCCGGGGTGTTGATTGGGGGTTGGATTGAGGTGGGAATTTTAGGGTAAGAAAGCTAAGGAGGTTTGGGGGATTTTTCCTTGTTGACTCTAGGTTAGGGAACAGGTTTAAGGTATAGATGACTGCAGTTCTTGAGTGTGGTCGTGGAAATGGATTGACATAAATGCAGTGTGACCTTGTGCAGGTCATGGTGCTGTGAAGGGCCTCAGTCTTCTGATGGGATTTGACAGACTGAGTTTTCCGAGCAAAGATTCCTCGAACTTGGGAGCCCACGCCCAGGCTGGATAGTTACTAACCAGGACAGTCCGTTTTCCCGCCTTTCCCGCGCCCAGCGGCAGTCTTCCCTTACCCCTCCCAACCTCTACCCTGCACGCAGGCGCAGATCACGGCTTCTCATTTCCTTCCACCCGTGCCCTCTCAAAGCTTCCCCTAGCAACAAGCTCGGGTTCCGCGCAAAGGCGGGGCGAACGCATGCGCCGCATCCCTTTCCACCACCAGTTGTCGGACAGCGCGCTGGGCTCCTCCCTCTAAGACTAACCCTTCTCCCCGCCTCCTCCCACCCAGGGTCCGCGTGGCGGGGCGCGCGCGCACTCTGGCTGGGCTGCTGCCCAGCTCTCTGGCAGCGGCAGTGAGGGGAGAGGGGCGGGGCTGTTTCCTTTGGGGCCCCGCCCCCTTGGCCCGGCGTCCTTACCGCGCTTGCGCGCTCCCGCCCGGTCTCCATCTTGGAAttgggaggaagagggagagggagaccgGGACGAGACCAGGGCTGTGGTGCGGAGAGAGGCTGAGactgagaaggagagggagagagggcacGGGGACCGCCCTTCGCTACAATCTTTCAGCTATCCtcgggagagagaaggggaaagggagggggctggggcggGAGTGGGGGCTGTCACCCTCGGACCCCGGCGTGAGAGGGGCCGTGCGGTCGGACGTCCTCGGGTTAGGCCCCCTGTCGGTGGCCGAAGACCTGGGGCTCAGTCCCCTGGTCCCGAATTTCCGGGCTTGACCCCACGCTTCTCAGATATCCGGGTATCAGCCCCTGAGATTCCAGATATCTGGGACTCGGGTCCCAACCTCTCTAAACCTGGGGCTCTGTTTCATAGGATTTCAAAAATCTGGGGTTCAGCACCCCGTGCGCACCAGTGTCCGGGGTTCATTCCCCAAGAATTCAAATATCAGATCCAGCCTCCCCTCGTTCACATATCTGGGGTTCAGACCCCACAATCAGAAATCCGGGATTCAGCAACTGTCGCCctcgaggaggaggaggactggACCGCGAGGTCAGACCAGGTTGtcaccccctcccctccaggggaggcTTCCCGGGCCCGCCCCTCAGGAAGAGCGAAAGCCGAGGAAGAGGTGGCGAGGGGAAAGGTCTCCTTGCCCCTCTCCCTGCTTGGCAGAGCCGCTGGAGGACCCCAGGAGGAAGCGGAAGCGCTGGGGCATCACAGTGACCCCTACCAGGTGAGACACGGGGTGCAGGGGCGCGGGTCCCTGTGTCTAGCTTGAGAAGAAAGGTTGCTTTCTGGAAAGCTGGGCCTGGATAGACTCTGCTCAGGATGGGGAAGCCAGCTGAGCCAGTGGTCAGCCTCTGGCTGGTCTTGCCTTCTGTTGCCaccttcttccccttcctcttctcctccttatATCTAGTTGATGGAGGACCTCAGATGACAGGGTCTGTCATGTCACCTGGGGTCACGCCCTACAGTCCTTGAGCTAATCAGAAGGATTTGCACCCTTCTGGTCATCTCCCCGTTCACTTTGCCCCTCACAGTTACTCCTTCGTGATTGTAACTCTCTTTCCTTTGAGGTGTTAATTCCCAGACCTCCGCTCCCCGTGGTCGATCTGCTTATCTGTTCTTCAGGCTTGGTCTGGTTGGGTTTCTTGTCCTTTCGAGTAAGTGTATGTGTACATTTGTGTTTGGGGTTTCTTGGCAGTATTTCCCCTCACCTATTGTTACCTTCCAACCTCTTGCTATGATGGTATAAGTAATCTCATTTGTCAGAAGATTTATCGTTTACAAAGTGCTTTAGGTCCATGCTCTCATGTGATCTCTCCTCCCATTCATGTGGTGGGGGGCTGTTTTATTGCTGTCTTCCCAGTTTACAGTTGAGCatattgaggcccagagaggttgcccaaggtcacacagtggcaGAATCAGAATCTGAACTCAGGTCCTTGATCAAGTCTTGTCCCTGTTCCATACCTGTCTCTTGTCATCTCTTTTCTTCTATTCCTAGGTTTAGCCAGGGGTCCAGAGTAGAATGGGTTGGGGTGAGATTGAAGAATGGGAGGGAGGAGAGCTTTCTTTTTAGGAGGGATGTTCTCAGAACCTTTCCTGATGGGAGGCTCTGGCTCCTGCCTTCTGCCTCATGGATTTCTGTCTCTACTGTGACCTTCATCTTTACCCTGATCCCCCTCTTTGGCCTGGGTTCCTAAGAGGGCTGTGTCTTCCGACAAATGATAGTGATGTCTCTTAACAGTTAAAGCTAAGCTGCCAGGGGGCAGAATGATCCCCAAAGTATTTAAGCCTTGTGGTGATGActctggaggcagggaaggaaaaATCCATATGCTGAGTGTCTGCATAATGTTCCTAAGTATGagatctcatttaaaatttcacaACAGCTCTACACTAATCCATTTTACTGAAGAGAAGACCAAGTGTTAAGGAACTTACTCAAACCCCTGTTGCTGTCCACTGTGGATGAAATGCATTGGTAGTGTAGCTTAGGGTGGACAGGCTTGGGTTTCCTTGTCTATAGCGTGGAGGTAACATTGTCCATTTTAGAAGGTAGTTATGATTTAGCACAGACCTTGGTAATCACTCAGATGTTTGTAATTTGAGGAAGAGGCCCCTTGTGGTGTTTGCTGGCATTTCTTATATGTGACCTGGGGTCCTCGGTTGGCATTCTTGGCTGGGTGCTGGTAAAGAGGTCAAGAACATTCCTTTGGCAAGTTGTGAGCACCTGcctttgtgtgtgggtgtgtggtgggggtgaggggtgctTGGCAGGGTTGCTGGCAGGAGAATGGAGAACAGGGCCTGGGAGCTGCTTGGGGCTGGGCTGAGGGCAGTCAATCAATCTCCCAGGCTATTCTGAGCCCTCTGCACCCTGGGGGCCCACCAGAGAGGCGCTTACTTCTTGCCCTCCAGCTTCCAGTTGGGCTGAGGAGACAAAATGAACAACACAACAGGAAACAATGCTCAACAGGATATAATTGCATGTTCGATTGTTAGGAGCTTTCAAGGAGCTAGGACTCTGCCCTGGGAGCCCAGTGCCACTGAAAACTCCTTTGTCCCTAAATTCCAACAAGTGCTTATCCAGGCGCCCGGCCTGGAAtcccctggggggtggggggtcttgACTGATGTGTATTGCTGga carries:
- the TMEM219 gene encoding insulin-like growth factor-binding protein 3 receptor isoform X2 produces the protein MGSCQAGHYLHFCLAHHPPLVCATLILLLLGLSGLGLGGFLLTHRTDLRSPDIPQDWVSFLRSFGQLTLCPVNGTVTGKGRGSHIVGLLTTLNFGDGSDRNKTQTFQAQVQGSRMGLKGPSAGELVLITARVTTERTPGTCLYFSATPEILPSSQPPIPCSEEGAGNATLSRRMAEECVSVWSHEGLVLTKLLTSEELTLCGSRLLVLGFFLILFCGLCCLTAACFHPRRESHWSRTRL